In Gemmata obscuriglobus, a single genomic region encodes these proteins:
- a CDS encoding phytoene desaturase family protein, whose amino-acid sequence MTRNTAERNRVGVIGGGLAGLASACVLAARGYAVTLFEKSPWLGGKAAVLSESGFRFDMGPTILTIPSVLRRIFSEAGRRLEDHLELIRLDPQWRCFFSDGTSLDLIEDTDAMAAHLDAYAPGTGSADGYRRFQALSERLNQISQRHYFWKSIGSVRDMIDWRAGFSFGLMGDVFNMRMGRSVAGTVRKFNPDPRVAQMLDHFTQYVGSCPESSPAVLCGIAHMQTDEGVWYPKGGTRAVPEALVQLGEELGVEYRPDTGIRRVLTEQNGTRVRGVETDTGETIELAAVVSNADSARTHRELLREQAPQAAKRFEQRRGYEPACSGVVLYLGLNKAYDHLLHHDFVFSRDPHEEFEYIYRKGEPAPDPTCYIASTARTEPETAPPGGDALYVLVHTPYLRPHHDWKKMLPEYRRVILNKLKTTGQMPDIESRIVYESALTPQDIHDRYRVLNGAIYGLASHGKWNGAFKPANRSPDVKGLYLAGGAAHPGPGMPMVLMSGWIAADALDQDGVASKGTRTPEPAGV is encoded by the coding sequence ATGACACGGAACACGGCGGAACGGAATCGCGTGGGCGTGATCGGCGGCGGGCTCGCCGGGCTGGCGTCGGCGTGCGTGCTCGCGGCCCGCGGGTACGCGGTCACGCTGTTCGAGAAGAGCCCGTGGCTCGGCGGTAAAGCCGCGGTCCTGAGCGAGAGCGGGTTCCGGTTCGACATGGGGCCGACGATCCTCACCATCCCGTCGGTGCTGCGGCGCATCTTCTCGGAAGCCGGCCGGCGGCTGGAAGACCACCTCGAGCTGATCCGGCTCGACCCGCAGTGGCGGTGCTTCTTCAGCGACGGCACCTCGCTCGACCTGATCGAGGACACCGACGCGATGGCCGCGCACCTCGACGCCTACGCCCCCGGCACCGGGTCCGCGGACGGCTACCGGCGCTTCCAGGCGCTCTCCGAGCGACTGAACCAGATCTCCCAGCGCCACTACTTCTGGAAGTCGATCGGGTCGGTGCGCGACATGATCGACTGGCGCGCCGGGTTCTCGTTCGGCCTCATGGGCGACGTGTTCAACATGCGCATGGGGCGGTCGGTCGCGGGGACCGTGCGGAAGTTCAACCCGGACCCGCGGGTGGCCCAGATGCTCGACCACTTCACGCAGTACGTCGGGTCGTGCCCCGAGTCGTCGCCCGCGGTGCTCTGCGGGATCGCCCACATGCAGACCGACGAGGGCGTGTGGTACCCGAAGGGCGGCACCCGCGCGGTGCCCGAGGCGCTCGTGCAACTCGGGGAGGAGTTGGGCGTCGAGTACCGCCCCGACACCGGCATCAGGCGGGTGCTGACCGAGCAAAACGGCACCCGGGTGCGCGGGGTGGAAACCGACACCGGCGAGACGATCGAACTCGCGGCCGTGGTGTCCAACGCCGACAGCGCCCGCACCCACCGCGAGCTGCTCCGCGAACAAGCACCGCAAGCGGCGAAGCGGTTCGAGCAGCGCCGCGGTTACGAGCCCGCGTGCTCCGGCGTGGTCCTCTACCTGGGGCTCAACAAGGCTTACGACCACCTGCTGCACCACGACTTCGTGTTCTCGCGCGACCCGCACGAGGAGTTCGAGTACATCTACCGCAAGGGCGAACCGGCGCCGGACCCGACCTGCTACATCGCCTCCACCGCCCGCACCGAGCCGGAAACCGCCCCGCCCGGCGGCGACGCGCTGTACGTCCTGGTTCACACCCCGTACCTCCGGCCGCACCACGACTGGAAGAAGATGCTGCCCGAGTACCGGCGGGTGATCCTCAACAAGCTCAAGACGACCGGCCAGATGCCGGACATCGAGAGCCGGATCGTGTACGAATCGGCCCTGACCCCGCAGGACATTCACGACCGCTACCGCGTGCTCAACGGCGCGATTTACGGGCTGGCGAGTCACGGCAAGTGGAACGGCGCGTTCAAGCCCGCCAACCGCTCGCCGGACGTGAAGGGGTTGTACCTCGCGGGCGGCGCGGCACACCCCGGGCCCGGGATGCCGATGGTCCTGATGTCCGGCTGGATCGCGGCGGACGCGCTCGACCAGGACGGCGTCGCCTCCAAGGGCACCCGCACCCCGGAACCGGCTGGGGTGTAA